The following proteins come from a genomic window of Flavobacterium crocinum:
- a CDS encoding glycoside hydrolase family 2 protein, with protein sequence MMKKTLLYTALILFTTALFSQEFKREKYNFNSDWKLKAGDSKNAESPAFNDNSWENVTLPHAYNQAEAFEKDIEHLTTGIVWYRKKFKLPKGIKNNKVFIEFEGIRQAGFIYVNGQKIGLHENGVMAFGFDISKLLKPYPQENCIALRIDNDWKYKEQATGIPYQWNNINFNANYGGIPKNVFLHITGKLYQTLPLYSNLKTTGVYIYPSQINIESENAVINVESQIKNEFDTPKTATFEVVIEDLEGNQKAVFSGDKTIVQPNETKIVKAHQLVEKLNFWSWGYGYLYNIKTILKIDGKTADEVITRTGFRKTDFKEGQFWLNDRVLQLKGYAQRTSNEWPAIGMSVSAWLSDFSNRMIVEGNGNLVRWMHVTPWKQDIESCDRVGLLQAMPAGDAEKDAQGDIWKQRVNLMRDAIIYNRNNPSIIFYESGNESISEAHMHEMKSLRNTYDPFGGRAIGSREMLDSREAEYGGEMLYINKSAGKPLWATEYSRDEGLRKYWDEFSPPYHKEGDGPLYRGNPAEAYNHNQDRHAIENIVRWYDYYRERPGTGKRVSSGGVNIIFSDSNTHHRGEVNYRTSGEVDAMRIPKDGFWTHQVMWDGWVDIEKHRTHIMGHWNYSDSVTKTIYVVSTASKVELFLNDSSLGFGNRSSEFLFTFENIKWKSGTLKAIGYDENGTILSEDSKSTSGEPYAIKLKLNTNPNGLTADGADTALIDVETVDKEGNRCPISNNMISFTLEGPAEWLGGIALGPKNYILSKKIPVENGINRVMIQSMIQSGKIKIKAVSEGLQPAELVFESKPIEISNGLSKQLPGTGLPSYLERGPTPKTSSYTIKRKNVEILNAVSPSNNNDTYKSYDDNELTEWRNDGNINTGTITYTLAKPSIVNEIVVKLTGWRSKIYPIRILADGQEVFKGNTTQSLGYITIPLKPVLAEKITIELIGINTEKDNFSKITEVDPTKELDLFKDKTSVDASGQLRIVEIEFYEKID encoded by the coding sequence ATGATGAAGAAGACTCTCTTATATACTGCGTTAATTCTATTTACTACCGCTTTATTTTCTCAGGAATTTAAGAGAGAAAAATACAATTTCAATTCTGATTGGAAACTGAAAGCAGGTGATTCTAAAAATGCGGAATCGCCTGCTTTTAATGATAATTCTTGGGAAAATGTCACGCTCCCTCATGCTTACAATCAGGCAGAAGCTTTTGAAAAAGATATTGAACATCTTACTACAGGAATTGTCTGGTATCGCAAAAAATTCAAACTACCAAAAGGCATTAAAAACAACAAAGTTTTTATAGAATTTGAAGGAATTCGTCAGGCAGGCTTCATCTATGTAAACGGACAAAAAATTGGACTTCATGAAAATGGCGTAATGGCTTTTGGATTTGATATTTCAAAACTGCTTAAACCTTATCCGCAGGAAAACTGTATCGCACTCCGAATTGATAACGACTGGAAGTACAAAGAACAAGCTACTGGAATACCTTATCAATGGAATAACATTAATTTTAATGCAAACTACGGCGGTATTCCGAAAAATGTATTTCTTCACATTACTGGAAAACTATATCAGACATTACCGCTTTATTCTAATCTAAAAACAACCGGAGTATATATATATCCTTCTCAAATAAATATAGAATCCGAAAATGCGGTTATCAATGTTGAATCCCAAATTAAAAATGAATTTGATACTCCTAAAACGGCAACATTTGAAGTTGTGATAGAAGATTTGGAAGGAAATCAAAAAGCTGTCTTTTCAGGAGACAAAACTATTGTGCAACCTAATGAAACCAAAATTGTCAAAGCACATCAATTAGTTGAAAAACTGAATTTCTGGAGCTGGGGATATGGGTATTTATACAATATAAAAACAATTTTAAAAATTGATGGAAAAACGGCTGATGAAGTGATAACCCGAACAGGTTTCAGAAAAACTGATTTTAAAGAAGGACAATTTTGGCTCAACGATCGTGTATTGCAGTTAAAAGGTTATGCACAAAGAACCAGCAACGAATGGCCTGCCATTGGTATGTCGGTTTCGGCATGGCTCAGTGATTTCAGCAATAGAATGATTGTGGAAGGAAATGGAAATCTGGTGCGCTGGATGCATGTCACACCTTGGAAACAAGATATAGAATCCTGTGACAGGGTCGGACTTCTGCAAGCAATGCCAGCAGGCGATGCCGAAAAAGATGCTCAGGGCGATATTTGGAAACAACGAGTTAATTTGATGCGGGATGCTATTATTTACAATCGAAATAATCCGAGTATTATTTTTTATGAAAGTGGCAATGAATCCATCAGCGAAGCGCATATGCACGAAATGAAAAGCCTTCGCAATACCTATGATCCTTTTGGAGGACGCGCTATTGGTTCTCGTGAAATGCTAGATAGCCGTGAAGCGGAATATGGCGGCGAAATGCTTTACATTAACAAAAGCGCTGGAAAACCGCTTTGGGCAACCGAATATTCAAGGGATGAAGGACTTCGTAAATATTGGGATGAGTTTTCTCCTCCCTATCATAAAGAAGGCGATGGCCCCTTATACCGTGGTAATCCTGCTGAAGCTTACAATCATAATCAGGATAGACATGCTATTGAAAATATTGTACGATGGTACGATTATTATCGAGAAAGACCGGGAACTGGTAAAAGAGTCAGTTCTGGTGGGGTCAATATTATTTTTTCGGATTCCAATACGCATCATCGCGGTGAAGTAAATTACAGAACCAGTGGCGAAGTCGATGCCATGCGGATTCCGAAAGACGGTTTCTGGACACATCAAGTAATGTGGGATGGCTGGGTGGATATTGAAAAACACCGTACACATATTATGGGGCACTGGAATTATTCTGATTCCGTAACCAAAACTATTTATGTGGTTTCAACAGCTTCTAAAGTTGAGCTATTTTTAAATGATTCTTCACTAGGTTTTGGAAATAGAAGCAGTGAATTCTTATTTACTTTTGAAAATATAAAATGGAAATCAGGAACCTTAAAAGCGATTGGTTATGATGAAAACGGAACAATTCTGAGTGAGGATTCTAAAAGCACTTCTGGCGAACCTTATGCCATTAAATTAAAACTAAACACCAATCCCAATGGCTTAACTGCCGACGGTGCTGACACAGCATTGATTGATGTTGAAACAGTTGATAAAGAAGGAAATCGTTGTCCAATTAGCAACAATATGATTTCTTTTACTTTGGAAGGCCCTGCAGAATGGCTTGGAGGTATTGCGCTTGGCCCTAAAAACTATATACTTTCTAAAAAAATTCCAGTTGAAAACGGCATCAACAGAGTTATGATTCAGTCGATGATACAATCAGGTAAAATTAAGATTAAAGCCGTTTCTGAAGGATTACAACCTGCTGAATTAGTTTTTGAAAGCAAACCAATAGAAATTTCAAATGGACTTTCAAAACAGCTTCCAGGAACTGGTCTTCCATCTTACTTAGAACGTGGTCCAACTCCCAAAACATCCTCTTATACCATAAAAAGAAAAAACGTTGAAATCTTAAATGCTGTCTCTCCTTCAAACAATAATGACACTTACAAAAGTTATGATGATAATGAGCTGACGGAATGGAGAAACGACGGAAACATCAATACTGGAACTATAACATATACGCTGGCAAAACCATCAATCGTGAACGAAATTGTCGTAAAACTTACCGGCTGGAGATCTAAAATTTACCCAATCAGGATTTTGGCAGACGGACAGGAAGTTTTTAAAGGAAACACAACTCAGAGTCTGGGTTATATTACAATTCCATTAAAACCTGTCTTGGCTGAAAAAATTACAATTGAATTGATTGGCATTAATACCGAAAAAGATAATTTTTCGAAGATTACGGAAGTAGATCCAACAAAAGAACTTGACTTATTTAAAGATAAAACATCCGTTGATGCGTCGGGACAGTTACGCATTGTAGAAATAGAATTTTATGAAAAAATCGATTAA
- a CDS encoding alpha/beta hydrolase fold domain-containing protein, with translation MKKSINIQKLKATTFLASLLISFAASAQKKEIPLWDKIPDEIQSKDYVEKVDYNKDGIAEGVRKVTVPTLTAYFADPEKSNGSAVIICPGGAYGMLAINKEGFKVAEWLNNIGIHAFVLKYRLPNDLIMKNKTVAPLQDAQEALRMVRRNAMKWKINPNKIGIMGFSAGGHLASTLSTHYNDKVYIPSDTTSAKPNFSILIYPVISTQEGITHQGSKDNLLGKNPESSLVDFYSNEKQVNAATPKAFLVHATDDKAVPVENSINYYLALKKEKVSAEMHLYENGGHGFGLGVKGTNTFWPKTCEKWLTANNYTLKSDAYVFTYFKGNGEDGLHLAYSEDGYKWNSLKNDTSFLTPEVGKDKLMRDPCVIKGGDGLYHMVWTVSWTDKGIGYASSKDLIHWSKQEFIPVMMHEEKTRNTWAPEITYDEKSKDYMIYWASTIDGKFPETKSEEEKGYNHRIYYTITRDFKKFSKTKLLYDPGFNVIDATIVKQDKQYVMFLKDETRNPVQKNLKVAYSKNLTGSYSKASEPITGNYWAEGPTAVKIDNSWIVYFDKYRDKKYGAVKETAKGWEDISEQISFPIGTRHGSVIKVSATELNTLKKESGSN, from the coding sequence ATGAAAAAATCGATTAACATCCAAAAACTAAAAGCAACCACATTTTTAGCTTCTTTATTGATCAGTTTTGCTGCTTCGGCACAAAAGAAAGAAATACCATTATGGGATAAAATTCCTGATGAAATTCAGTCAAAAGACTACGTAGAAAAAGTAGATTACAATAAAGACGGAATTGCAGAAGGTGTCAGAAAAGTAACTGTACCAACTTTAACAGCTTATTTTGCCGATCCTGAAAAATCAAACGGAAGTGCTGTCATTATTTGCCCTGGAGGAGCTTACGGAATGCTTGCCATTAATAAGGAAGGTTTTAAAGTTGCGGAATGGCTTAACAATATCGGCATTCATGCTTTTGTGCTCAAATACCGTCTGCCAAACGATTTGATAATGAAAAATAAAACCGTCGCTCCATTGCAGGATGCACAGGAAGCACTGCGTATGGTGAGACGCAATGCTATGAAATGGAAAATTAATCCGAACAAAATTGGCATAATGGGATTTTCTGCCGGAGGACATTTGGCTTCTACTTTAAGCACTCATTATAACGACAAAGTATATATTCCGTCTGATACAACCAGTGCAAAACCTAATTTTTCTATTTTGATTTATCCTGTTATTTCAACTCAGGAAGGTATTACGCATCAGGGATCAAAAGACAATTTGCTTGGAAAAAATCCAGAATCTTCCTTAGTTGATTTTTATTCTAATGAAAAACAGGTAAATGCTGCAACCCCAAAAGCTTTTCTGGTTCATGCAACAGATGATAAGGCAGTTCCTGTAGAAAACAGTATCAATTATTATTTGGCTTTAAAAAAGGAAAAAGTTTCAGCTGAAATGCATTTGTATGAAAACGGCGGTCATGGTTTTGGTTTAGGCGTAAAAGGAACCAATACTTTCTGGCCAAAAACTTGCGAAAAATGGCTTACTGCAAATAATTATACTCTTAAGTCCGATGCTTATGTATTTACTTATTTTAAAGGGAACGGCGAAGACGGACTACATCTGGCATACAGCGAAGACGGTTATAAATGGAATAGTCTTAAAAATGACACTTCCTTCTTAACTCCTGAAGTCGGAAAAGATAAATTAATGCGTGATCCCTGCGTAATCAAAGGTGGAGACGGATTATACCACATGGTCTGGACGGTAAGCTGGACAGACAAAGGTATTGGATACGCTTCGTCCAAAGATTTAATTCATTGGTCGAAACAAGAGTTTATTCCGGTTATGATGCATGAAGAAAAAACCAGAAATACTTGGGCTCCAGAAATCACTTATGACGAAAAAAGCAAAGACTATATGATTTACTGGGCCTCTACTATTGATGGAAAATTTCCTGAGACAAAATCGGAAGAAGAGAAAGGTTACAATCATCGAATTTATTATACCATAACCAGAGATTTTAAAAAATTCAGCAAAACTAAACTGCTTTATGATCCAGGCTTTAATGTAATTGATGCTACTATTGTAAAACAAGATAAACAATATGTAATGTTTTTAAAAGATGAAACCCGAAATCCGGTACAGAAGAATCTTAAAGTTGCTTACAGTAAAAATCTGACCGGATCTTACAGTAAAGCAAGCGAGCCGATTACAGGAAACTACTGGGCAGAAGGGCCGACTGCTGTAAAAATCGACAACAGCTGGATTGTCTATTTCGATAAATATAGGGACAAGAAATACGGAGCGGTTAAAGAAACTGCTAAAGGCTGGGAAGATATTTCGGAGCAGATCAGTTTTCCAATTGGAACACGTCACGGTAGTGTAATAAAGGTTTCTGCAACAGAATTAAATACTTTGAAAAAGGAATCAGGCAGTAACTAA
- a CDS encoding GntR family transcriptional regulator gives MIPPTEHSEIKIDSNSSVPKYIQVANNLAEEILSGKIEKGRRLPSINELSKAKSISRDTAEKAYKELRDRNLAFSVMGVGNFVVMDDEKSNNILFLINKPCTYKMEVYNSFVTTMGSDVHVDMHLYYNDEKLFIEVMKKNLHNYNYFVIMPHFRNAVEGHVNYTPNVISFIENIPKEKLVILDNSCEEITGDFTAVYQDFKTDIFNALKEGIKKLKKYKKIIFVHPEKAAFPSPGALVDGFVEFCNAYKFEYEITEKIYDGLEFKIKEAYITIEDHDLVNLIQQIKEKKLKIGKDVGVISYNETPLKALLDITVMSTDFKAMGRKAGDLILSKKQEISKNPFRYIERSSL, from the coding sequence ATGATACCACCAACAGAACATTCAGAAATAAAAATAGATTCCAATTCCAGTGTTCCTAAATATATTCAGGTTGCAAACAACCTGGCTGAAGAAATTTTATCTGGAAAAATAGAAAAAGGACGTAGACTACCGTCTATTAATGAACTGAGCAAGGCTAAATCTATTTCACGTGATACTGCCGAAAAAGCTTATAAGGAATTAAGAGACCGAAATCTGGCTTTTTCTGTAATGGGCGTTGGTAATTTTGTTGTTATGGATGATGAAAAATCCAATAACATTCTGTTTTTAATCAACAAACCCTGTACCTACAAGATGGAAGTTTATAATTCCTTTGTAACCACTATGGGAAGTGATGTTCATGTTGATATGCATCTTTATTATAATGACGAAAAGTTATTTATTGAAGTCATGAAAAAAAACCTTCATAATTACAACTATTTTGTAATTATGCCTCATTTTCGAAACGCAGTAGAAGGTCACGTGAATTATACTCCGAATGTGATCAGTTTTATTGAAAATATTCCGAAAGAGAAACTGGTGATATTAGACAATTCCTGTGAAGAGATTACCGGTGATTTTACAGCAGTTTATCAGGATTTTAAAACAGATATATTTAATGCCCTGAAGGAAGGAATTAAAAAATTAAAAAAATATAAAAAAATAATTTTTGTCCATCCTGAAAAAGCAGCTTTCCCTTCTCCAGGAGCTCTCGTTGATGGCTTTGTAGAATTTTGCAATGCCTATAAATTTGAATACGAAATTACCGAAAAAATCTATGATGGATTAGAATTTAAAATCAAAGAGGCTTATATTACTATTGAAGATCATGACCTGGTAAACCTAATTCAGCAGATTAAAGAGAAAAAACTTAAAATTGGAAAAGATGTAGGTGTCATTTCATACAACGAAACTCCCTTAAAAGCACTTCTGGACATTACGGTAATGAGTACCGATTTTAAAGCGATGGGGCGAAAAGCAGGTGATCTAATCCTTAGTAAAAAACAGGAAATCTCAAAAAACCCATTTCGGTATATCGAGCGTTCTTCACTCTAG